One genomic region from Lates calcarifer isolate ASB-BC8 linkage group LG10, TLL_Latcal_v3, whole genome shotgun sequence encodes:
- the LOC108875155 gene encoding LOW QUALITY PROTEIN: hepatocyte growth factor (The sequence of the model RefSeq protein was modified relative to this genomic sequence to represent the inferred CDS: deleted 1 base in 1 codon) codes for MWIYKLIIGLIVISCSEGKRNALQDYQRTDGTRLVAVSPDFSYPTKSRKLSMARCAKSCSRNRRLPFTCRAFLYDHKNRKCQWLSFDRNSPGAQSQQDFNYQLYQKKDYVRECIVGTGQSYRGRRSVTVSGILCQAWASPIPHEHKFMSKRFRKKDLRENYCRNPDNSTVGPWCFTTDPRPHLRHQECGIPQCSQVECMHCNGEDYRGPMDHTESGKECQRWDLDEPHKHLYHPKRYSGKGLDDNYCRNPDGRHRPWCFTADPNTPWEYCNIKVCETPPKSNVVETTECYQGRGEGYRGTVDVTPTGLTCQRWDSQYPHNHSFLPQAYPCKDLRENYCRNPDGQESPWCFTTDPRVRTMLCTNIPQCGTQNKPVTDCYEGFGENYQGEQSRTRSNLPCTPWTDHSNSGERGMLTAGLEGSYCRNPDKDKHGPWCYTNNSAIPWDYCTVKPCDASQNTIPLGELSSVGCFVHKRTRIVGGGPVSISEGSWMVSIQKGSLHWCGGSLIREEWVLTDRQCFSSCVPDLSEYQVWLGVSDIGEGAPDWSKRQEVSIAHVICGPEGSSLALIRLSKPALPADNVHTIQLPVAGCSIPEGTICKMYGWGETKGTGHDDVLKAVNLPIVSNERCREMHRGNFHISNTKICAGGKRNEGVCERDYGGPLVCQDGEIRVIVGVSVHGRGCARANQPGIFINVPFYTQWIYKVFKHYPNPETV; via the exons ATGTGGATTTACAAGCTCATTATCGGACTCATCGTCATTTCTTGTTCTG AGGGTAAACGAAATGCGCTCCAGGACTATCAGAGGACCGATGGCACCCGGCTGGTTGCCGTGTCTCCGGATTTCTCCTACCCGACCAAAAGCAGGAAGCTGAGCATGGCCAGGTGCGCCAAATCCTGCAGCCGCAACAGAAGGCTCCCCTTCACCTGCAG AGCGTTCCTCTATGatcataaaaacaggaaatgccAGTGGCTGTCATTCGACAGGAACTCACCAGGAGCTCAGAGCCAGCAGGACTTCAACTACCAACTCTATCAAAAGAAAG acTATGTCAGAGAGTGCATTGTGGGTACAGGTCAGAGCTACAGGGGGCGGAGGTCGGTGACAGTGAGTGGGATCCTGTGCCAGGCCTGGGCCTCTCCCATTCCTCATGAACACAA ATTCATGTCTAAGAGGTTCAGGAAAAAGGACCTCAGAGAAAACTACTGTCGCAACCCAGACAACTCCACCGTTGGCCCGTGGTGCTTTACCACTGACCCCAGGCCACACCTCAGACACCAGGAGTGTGGCATACCACAGTGTTCACAGG TGGAGTGTATGCACTGTAATGGGGAAGATTACAGAGGACCCATGGACCACACAGAGAGTGGAAAGGAATGCCAGCGCTGGGACCTGGATGAACCCCACAAACACCTGTACCACCCCAAGAG GTACTCTGGCAAAGGCCTGGATGATAACTACTGTAGGAACCCAGATGGACGCCACAGACCCTGGTGCTTTACAGCAGATCCAAACACACCCTGGGAGTACTGCAACATCAAAGTTTGTG aaACACCTCCCAAAAGTAATGTGGTGGAAACAACCGAGTGTTATCAGGGCAGAGGAGAAGGTTACAGGGGGACGGTGGATGTGACGCCCACTGGACTCACATGCCAACGCTGGGACTCTCAGTATCCCCATAACCACTCATTCTTACCTCAGGCCTACCCCTGCAA ggaCCTGAGAGAAAACTACTGTCGGAATCCAGATGGCCAAGAATCCCCCTGGTGCTTCACTACAGACCCTAGAGTCCGCACAATGCTCTGCACCAACATCCCTCAGTGCGGCACCCAAAACAAGCCTGTCACTG ACTGCTATGAAGGCTTTGGAGAGAATTACCAAGGAGAGCAGTCGAGGACTAGATCAAACCTTCCCTGCACTCCCTGGACTGACCACAGCAACAG TGGTGAGAGGGGCATGCTGACGGCTGGCCTGGAGGGAAGCTACTGCAGAAATCCTGATAAAGACAAACACGGTCCCTGGTGTTATACCAACAACTCTGCCATACCCTGGGACTACTGCACTGTAAAACCAT gtgaTGCTTCACAGAACACCATTCCACTGG GTGAGCTGTCCTCTGTGGGGTGTTTTGTCCATAAGAGAACCAGGATTGTGGGAGGAGGTCCAGTGAGCATATCAGAGGGCAGCTGGATGGTCAGCATACAGAAAGG GTCGCTGCACTGGTGTGGAGGTTCGCTAATACGGGAGGAGTGGGTactcactgacagacagtgCTTCTCCTCATG TGTTCCAGACCTCAGTGAGTATCAGGTGTGGCTGGGAGTCTCTGATATTGGAGAGGGTGCTCCTGACTGGTCCAAGAGACAGGAAGTCAGCATAGCTCATGTGATATGTGGCCCTGAGGGCTCTAGTTTAGCCCTCATACGACTGTCCAA GCCTGCCCTTCCTGCAGACAACGTCCATACGATTCAGCTGCCTGTGGCTGGGTGCTCCATCCCAGAAGGAACAATATGCAAAATGTATGGATGGGGCGAAACCAAAG GCACTGGCCATGACGACGTGCTAAAGGCCGTTAACCTGCCCATTGTCAGTAACGAGAGGTGCAGAGAGATGCACAGAGGGAACTTCCACATCAGCAACACCAAGATCTGTGCAGGAGGCAAGAGGAATGAGGGAGTGTGTGAG AGGGATTACGGCGGCCCTCTCGTGTGTCAG GACGGCGAGATCAGGGTTATTGTCGGAGTGAGTGTCCATGGCAGAGGCTGCGCTCGGGCCAACCAGCCAGGCATCTTCATCAATGTGCCCTTTTACACGCAGTGGATCTACAAGGTCTTCAAACATTATCCGAACCCTGAGACTGTTTAG